Genomic segment of Bifidobacterium sp. ESL0745:
TGATACCTCCTCCAAGAAATCCCTCATTGCCTGAGCACGTTGATTTCCGCCGCAACAAAAACGAGCCATTATCATATGAGTCCAATAAGCAATTGAAGCAATTTCTGAAGGCTCGCGATAATTATCTGTCATTGAATAATCATGAGGACTCATCATCGGCGTTGTTGAGGCAATTCCACCATCGTGAACTCAGCCAACGGGCGGCAGAAACCCGAGCTCTACTTTTCGGGAATAAGATCAAGCTATCTCTTACCGAATTATCTGACGCAGTTGAACGATATGGGATTCTTATTTTCAGAGTGCACGGCGTACCAACCAGCGACTTTCGAGGCTATTCAGCATATTTTGATGTTGCCCCTATTATCGTTATCAATAATAAAGACTCGGAAAACGGCAGAAAGTTCACCCTGCTCCACGAACTTGCACATTTGATGAATCACACTTCCGGTTTGTGCTCGATCTCGACCAATACCGAACCTATGTGCAACCAATTTGCCGCTTTGGTTCTGATGCCTGAGTCTTCGGTAATGGGCTGCAAAGAAGACAATGTTGACGCATGGATTTTGAAAATCTCCGATAAGCTCGGCGTCAGTGAACATGCTGCAGCCATCAGACTCAATGATTTGGGGTATGCCTCTAGAAGCGATGTAGCAAAAGCTGAGCAACGCTCAAAGGACGCTTGGGCTCGCAGACAAAAGCAACAAAAGACTAGCGACAGGCCCGTGCCGCAGTGGCGGCAAACACTTTCCCATCTTGGACGCCGCTATACTTCAACCGTTTTGGATGCCTTGCAGTCAGGACGCATAGATGAACTTGACGCTAGCTATATGCTCGATACGAGAGTGCCAAGTCTCGAAAAACTCCAAACGCACCTTGGCTACGATGAAGGTGGATATTGATGACGTTTAC
This window contains:
- a CDS encoding XRE family transcriptional regulator gives rise to the protein MTSTGIPVNPSSLTWYMNDIGLSPDSLAKKAGISVSHLDKILHGNNDPGVSFRQLNNIASKLLTTTASLLIPPPRNPSLPEHVDFRRNKNEPLSYESNKQLKQFLKARDNYLSLNNHEDSSSALLRQFHHRELSQRAAETRALLFGNKIKLSLTELSDAVERYGILIFRVHGVPTSDFRGYSAYFDVAPIIVINNKDSENGRKFTLLHELAHLMNHTSGLCSISTNTEPMCNQFAALVLMPESSVMGCKEDNVDAWILKISDKLGVSEHAAAIRLNDLGYASRSDVAKAEQRSKDAWARRQKQQKTSDRPVPQWRQTLSHLGRRYTSTVLDALQSGRIDELDASYMLDTRVPSLEKLQTHLGYDEGGY